A part of Saimiri boliviensis isolate mSaiBol1 chromosome 11, mSaiBol1.pri, whole genome shotgun sequence genomic DNA contains:
- the LOC101033254 gene encoding calcium-activated chloride channel regulator 1-like isoform X2, translating to MVFSLKVILFLSLLLLPVLKSSWVTLNNNGYDGIVIAINPNVPEDEKLIKIIKAMVTEASTYLFYATKRRAYFRNVSILIPMTWKSKPEYLMPKQESYDQADVIVADPSLKYGDDPYTLQYGQCGEKGQYIHFTPNFLSHSNLLIYGPRGRVFVHEWAHLRWGIFDEYNEDRPFYISRRNTIEATRCSTHITGANVVRNCKKSRCMTRPCRRDSKTGLYEANCVFIPNRSQIAKESIMFMQNLDSVTEFCTKKTHNTEAPNLHNKMCNHKSTWDIIMRSEDFQHLSPMTEIKSPPHPTFSLLRSKQRVVCLVLDKSGSMAAEDRLFRMNQAAELYLIQIIEKGSFVGMVTFDSRAQIQNNLTEITDDNTYQKITANLPQEPDGGTSICNGLKAGFQAISQSNQSTLGSEIILLTDGNDDQISSCFEEVKQSGAIIHTIALGPTAEKELETLSNMTRGHRFYAHNDINGLTDAFSRISSRSGSIFQQALQLESKALNIPKKKWVNGTVPVDSTVGNDTFFVVTWTIQKPEIILQSPKGKKYTTSNFKEDKLNIRSARLRIPGIAETGTWTYSLRNNHAKSQLLTITMTTRPKSPATLPVIATAHMNQNTARYPSPMIVYARVSQGFLPVLGINVTAVIENEDGHQVTLELWDNGAGADTVKNDGIYSRYFTDYRRNGRYSLKVHAQARKNTARLSLRQQQNKALYIPGYVENGTIIINPPKPEVKGKVTEAPIDNFSRLTSGGSFTVSGVPPNSNSSQAIPPGKITDLEAKFQGDHIQLSWTAPGKVLDKGRADSYIIRISKYFQDLQQDFDKAALINTSGLIPKAAGSVENFGFKPGYSKIENGTTFYIAIQATSEASLTSEVSNIAQATKFIPPPNPSSPDLGTSISAISLVIFGLAVISYIF from the exons TTCTCTTGCCTGTGTTGAAAAGCTCATGGGTAACTTTAAATAACAATGGATATGATGGCATTGTCATTGCAATTAATCCCAATGTACCAGAAGATGAAAAACTCATTAAAATCATAAAG gCAATGGTAACTGAAGCTTCTACTTATCTGTTTTATGCCACCAAACGAAGAGCTTATTTCAGGAATGTAAGCATTTTAATTCCAATGACCTGGAAATCAAAGCCTGAGTACTTAATGCCAAAACAAGAATCATATGACCAG gCAGATGTCATAGTTGCTGATCCTTCTCTGAAATACGGAGATGATCCCTATACACTTCAATATGgacaatgtggagaaaaaggacaatatatacattttactcCAAACTTCTTGTCGCATAGTAATTTGCTTATCTATGGACCTCGAG GCAGAGTATTTGTCCATGAGTGGGCCCATCTCCGGTGGGGAATATTTGATGAGTACAATGAGGACCGGCCATTCTATATTTCCAGAAGAAACACTATTGAAGCAACAAG ATGTTCCACTCATATTACTGGTGCTAACGTGGTTCGGAACTGCAAGAAGAGCCGCTGCATGACACGACCATGCAGACGTGACTCAAAGACGGGGCTGTATGAAGCAAATTGTGTATTTATCCCAAACAGATCCCAGATTGCCAAGGAATCCATTATGTTTATGCAAAATCTTGATTCT gtgaCTGAATTTTgtactaaaaaaacacacaatacaGAAGCTCCAAACCTACATAACAAAATGTGCAATCACAAAAGCACATGGGATATAATCATGCGCTCTGAAGATTTTCAGCACTTATCTCCCATGACAGAAATAAAGTCACCACCTCATCCTACATTTTCATTGCTCAGGTCCAAACAGCGTGTAGTCTGTTTGGTACTTGATAAATCTGGAAGCATGGCTGCA GAAGACCGTCTCTTTCGAATGAATCAAGCAGCAGAACTGTACTTGATTCAAATTATTGAAAAAGGGTCCTTCGTTGGGATGGTCACATTTGACAGTAGGGCTCAAATCCAAAATAATCTCACAGAAATAACTGATGATAACACTTACCAAAAGATCACTGCAAATCTGCCTCAAGAGCCTGATGGTGGCACTTCAATTTGTAACGGACTCAAAGCAGGATttcag GCAATTTCCCAGAGTAACCAGAGTACTTTGGGTTCTGAAATCATATTACTAACAGATGGGAATGATGATCAAATAAGCTCATGCTTCGAAGAGGTAAAACAAAGTGGTGCAATCATCCACACCATTGCTCTGGGACCAACCGCTGAGAAAGAACTGGAGACCCTGTCAAATATGACAA gAGGACATCGTTTTTATGCCCATAATGACATAAACGGCCTTACTGATGCTTTCAGCAGAATTTCATCTAGAAGTGGCAGCATCTTTCAACAGGCTCTTCAG TTGGAAAGTAAAGCTTTGAATATCCcaaagaagaaatgggtaaatggTACAGTGCCTGTGGATAGTACAGTTGGAAATGATACTTTCTTTGTTGTCACATGGACAATACAAAAGCCAGAAATAATTCTTCAaagtccaaaaggaaaaaaatacactacCTCGAATTTCAAAGAAGATAAACTAAATATTCGGTCTGCTCGTCTTCGAATACCAGGTATTGCAGAG ACAGGCACTTGGACTTACAGCCTTCGAAATAATCATGCCAAATCTCAGCTGCTAACTATCACAATGACCACTCGACCAAAAAGCCCTGCCACACTCCCAGTAATTGCAACGGCTCACATGAATCAAAATACAGCTCGTTACCCTAGCCCAATGATTGTTTATGCACGAGTCAGTCAAGGGTTTCTGCCTGTTCTGGGAATCAATGTAACAGCCGTTATAGAAAATGAAGATGGACATCAAGTAACATTGGAGCTCTGGGACAATGGTGCAG GTGCTGACACTGTCAAGAATGATGGCATCTACTCAAGATATTTTACAGATTACCGTAGAAATGGTAGATACAGTTTAAAAGTGCATGCCCAGGCAAGAAAAAACACAGCTAGGCTAAGTTTAAGACAACAACAGAATAAAGCTCTGTACATACCGGGCTATGTTGAAAATG gAACAATTATAATTAACCCACCCAAACCTGAAGTCAAAGGTAAAGTGACAGAAGCTCCAATAGACAACTTCAGCAGACTCACCTCTGGAGGGTCATTTACTGTATCAGGAGTACCTCCTAATAGTAATTCTTCTCAGGCGATCCCACCTGGTAAAATTACAGACCTTGAAGCTAAGTTTCAAGGAGATCATATTCAACTTTCATGGACTGCCCCTGGCAAGGTTCTCGATAAAGGAAGAG CTGACAGCTACATCATAAGAATAAGTAAATATTTCCAGGACCTCCAACAAGATTTTGACAAAGCTGCTTTAATAAATACTTCTGGTCTGATACCTAAGGCGGCTGGCTCAGTAGAAAATTTTGGATTTAAACCAGGATATTCTAAAATAGAGAATGGCACCACATTCTATATTGCAATTCAAGCCACCAGTGAAGCCAGTCTCACCTCAGAGGTTTCAAACATTGCACAAGCAACTAAATTTATTCCTCCACCAAATCCCAGCAGTCCTGATCTGGGTACCAGTATTTCTGCAATCAGTTTGGTAATTTTTGGATTAGCTgtgatttcatatatattttaa